A window of the Helianthus annuus cultivar XRQ/B chromosome 4, HanXRQr2.0-SUNRISE, whole genome shotgun sequence genome harbors these coding sequences:
- the LOC110933910 gene encoding ATP-dependent DNA helicase pfh1-like, giving the protein MPYPNDESISSSNNRLINEELSYYQNTTEDELNNMLVLLTDEQRNVFYQIMESVRTNKGGVFFLYGYGGTGKTFLWKTLLAAIRSKSEIVLNVASSGIASLLLSRDRTAHSRFSIPLNLNEDSLCRMKPGSKLAYLFKKTQLIIWDEAPMIHKHAFEALDRTLKDILMPDCSNSEALPFGGKVIVFGGDFRQILPVVPNGSRQDIVNASLSSSYIWNKCKLLTLTKNMRLTVGMNHGDIDKTKEFAKWLLDIGEGKLGGRNDGEAVIDTPQKLLITGSTNPIGSLINFVYPSILESFNDPSYFQERAILAPKNDVVHEINDTLLAMFPGDHKEYLSSDSICQSENVTDHIRHNVYPPMF; this is encoded by the coding sequence ATGCCTTACCCTAATGATGAGTCTATTTCTTCGTCTAACAATCGATTGATCAATGAGGAGTTATCTTATTACCAAAATACTACGGAAGATGAGTTGAATAATATGTTAGTACTTTTAACAGATGAGCAACGTAATGTTTTTTATCAGATTATGGAATCTGTTAGAACGAACAAAGGCGGTGTGTTTTTTCTTTACGGATATGGTGGCACCGGTAAGACCTTTCTTTGGAAGACATTGTTGGCAGCAATTCGGAGTAAGTCTGAAATTGTTTTAAATGTTGCTTCAAGCGGTATAGCTTCTTTGCTACTTTCTAGAGATCGAACAGCCCATTCTCGGTTTTCCATCCCTCTGAATCTAAATGAGGATTCTCTTTGCCGCATGAAGCCTGGATCTAAACTTGCGTATCTTTTTAAAAAAACACAACTTATTATATGGGATGAGGCTCCAATGATTCATAAACATGCCTTTGAAGCATTGGATAGAACCTTAAAAGATATATTGATGCCTGATTGTTCAAACAGCGAAGCTTTACCATTTGGAGGAAAGGTAATTGTATTTGGTGGTGACTTTAGACAAATTCTTCCTGTTGTTCCTAATGGCTCTAGACAAGATATCGTGAATGCTTCATTGAGTTCGTCATATATATGGAATAAATGCAAGTTACTAACGCTAACAAAAAACATGAGGCTCACTGTTGGCATGAATCATGGTGATATTGACAAGACAAAAGAGTTTGCTAAATGGCTTTTGGATATTGGCGAGGGAAAACTTGGTGGTCGCAACGACGGGGAAGCTGTTATTGATACACCTCAAAAACTGTTGATTACTGGTTCCACTAACCCTATCGGTAGTCTGATCAACTTTGTGTATCCTTCGATACTTGAATCGTTCAATGATCCAAGTTATTTTCAAGAGAGAGCGATACTTGCTCCTAAGAACGACGTTGTTCACGAGATAAATGATACCTTATTAGCAATGTTTCCTGGTGATCATAAAGAGTATCTAAGTTCAGATTCTATCTGCCAATCTGAGAATGTAACTGACCATATTCGTCACAATGTTTACCCCCCGATGTTCTAA
- the LOC110933909 gene encoding ATP-dependent DNA helicase pif1-like encodes MPNHKLVLKVGVPIMLLRNLDQKNVLCNGTRLQVVTLGDRIIEAKVISGNNIGTRTFIQRINLSPSDKRIPFKLQRRQFPIAVCFAMTINKSQGQSLSKVGLFLKQPVFTHGQLYVAVSRVKSMDGLRMLILDADGNVTNKTTNVVYKEVFSNL; translated from the coding sequence ATGCCGAATCATAAGTTGGTTTTAAAAGTTGGTGTTCCCATCATGCTTTTACGTAACCTTGATCAGAAAAACGTTCTGTGCAATGGTACAAGATTACAAGTCGTTACACTTGGTGATCGGATTATTGAAGCAAAAGTTATATCTGGTAATAATATTGGGACTAGAACTTTTATTCAAAGGATCAATCTTTCGCCCTCTGACAAACGAATACCTTTCAAGCTTCAAAGAAGGCAATTCCCGATAGCTGTGTGTTTTGCAATGACGATAAATAAAAGCCAGGGACAGTCATTATCGAAGGTTGGTTTGTTTCTAAAGCAGCCTGTTTTCACTCACGGACAACTATATGTTGCAGTTTCAAGAGTCAAAAGCATGGATGGTTTAAGGATGTTAATATTAGACGCTGATGGGAACGTTACTAATAAAACTACAAATGTTGTGTACAAAGAGGTATTCTCAAATTTATAG